The Streptomyces sp. NBC_00569 genomic sequence GTGTCGCGGGGCGGCGCGATCGTCGGGCGCACCATCACGATCACCGTCGGCTGGATCCCGCCCGCCCTCAGCAGCCGGCCGGCGGTCTGCGGGACCTGGAGGTACTGCGCGAGGTTCATGATGCCGCCCGGGTAGCCGCTGATCGCGACCATCACGGGGAAGCGCTGGCGGTGGAACTGCTTCTGGAAGTACTGCGGCGGCAGATACACGAACGCCGGGTTCACGGCCCTGCTGCGACGTCCGACGATCTTGACCGACTCGACCCGGCCGACCTGTGCCGCGGGCCCGTGCGGAATGCCCTTCACCCGATCGAGGCCCTGCGGCCCGGCGGGCTGCACCAGACCGCCGCGCACCGCACCGACGGTGGAGTGGACGCCGGACCGGCCGAGCGCCGTGACCTCGGCGGGCGCCTTGTCGACATGGCCGAGCAGCTCGTCCCACGAGCCGTAGAAGTCGAAGTTCGTGTTCACCGCGACGGCGAACGCGGTGAGGATCGTGAGCTGGGTCGCGCCGATCACGCCGAGGCGGCCGAGCACGGCCATGGGCCCGCGCCGGGCGAGCCGCGGCCACACCCGGACCGCGAGGCCCACACACACCAGGGCGGCCAGCACCGTCGCGTACTCGAGTGCCCGGCTCGTCAGGCCCATGTCTTCCTCAACTTTCAGCCGTCATCTGCGCTGTTCGGCAGTTTTCACCGGAAAGAGGCGCGATGACCGAGGAAGGTTTGCCGGCCACCGCGTTCTTACCCTGCTCCTGTGTCGCTCTTACTCCAGCGAGGTGGAGCGCTCCTACGCTCGGTCACTGTGAAACAACGCCCCGCCGCCGTGGCAGGTCACACGTGCCTGATCATCGGAATTCTGGACATCGCGTCGGCGATCTCCCCGCACATGCAGGAGACCCGCATAGAGCGCATCGCGCCCTACGTGCCGGGCCTCGCCGAGGAGGTGGCCCGCGCCGCCGCGCTCGCCGCGGGACTGCTGCTCGTGATGCTCGCCAGAGGCCTGCGCCGCCGTAAACGGCGCGCCTGGGAGGCGGCCGTGGGGCTCCTCGCGGTCAGCGCGCTCGTCCAGGGCGTGCGCCATCACGCCCTGATCCCCGCGACCGTCTCGGTCGTCCTGTGCGTCGCGCTCGTCGCCTACCGCGACGAGTTCTACGCACTCGCCGACCCGCGCGGCAGAACGCGCGCCCTGTGGAACCTCGTCGTCCTCGGCGGCAGCAGCATCGGGCTCGGCCTGCTCGTCGTCGGGGTGCGGGCGAACCAGGAGGCGGGCCACGCCATCACTTTCGCGGACCGGGTCCGGGAGGTCGCCTACGGCCTGCTCGGTGCGTCGGGCCCCATCGCGTACAGGAGTGACCGGGCCGGCGACGTCGTGTACTTCTCGCTGCTGGCTCTCGGCGTGGTCACCGCCGCCACCAGCGTCTATCTCGCCCTGCGGCCCGTCTCCCTGCGCCCCGCCGACAGCGACGAACGGCTGCGCGCCCTGCTGGCTGACGAGGGCCGGCGCGACTCGCTCGGCTACTTCTCGCTGCGCGGCGACAAGAGTGTCCTCTTCTCGCCCTCCGGCAAGGCCGCCGTCGCCTACCGCGTGGT encodes the following:
- a CDS encoding alpha/beta hydrolase, with the protein product MGLTSRALEYATVLAALVCVGLAVRVWPRLARRGPMAVLGRLGVIGATQLTILTAFAVAVNTNFDFYGSWDELLGHVDKAPAEVTALGRSGVHSTVGAVRGGLVQPAGPQGLDRVKGIPHGPAAQVGRVESVKIVGRRSRAVNPAFVYLPPQYFQKQFHRQRFPVMVAISGYPGGIMNLAQYLQVPQTAGRLLRAGGIQPTVIVMVRPTIAPPRDTECVNVPGGPQAETFFSKDLPEALKRSYRVGHDPSAWGALGYSSGGTCALQLVLRHPGVYTSAAALSADYRIGDDLTTGSLFGSGPGAARRQREHDLIWRLDHLPVPRVSVLAASSRSGEKDYGDTMRFLHAVKSPMTSARIILPRGSHHFTTWQREIAPAMRWMSGQLTFPQDTMPSPHRRPTAQAANRPHP